actgttgaatattatttaaaaactaccAAAGCGTTCATTATCTCACTAATGTCTTTTTGGGTGAactgaattattaaatatacattatctAAACCTTACGCAGTAGAAAGATTATGATAAGAggtatctatttttatatgctacAATTCCATagcatatatacatacaaaaacattacatttaaaatgtttatatatatatatatatatttaaacagcCAAGTTGCAATGCATGATGTATAATGTCTCAACTCCCTTTCATATCTCTTGACACAATCATCTTTATACAAGAGCAGAAACGTTAAAAGTGACAAAATGTGGCGGTACGACCTAAATGATTGattgtgaaatattttacgtattttaatttttatgtgatacatGTTCCAactataaatcaatattaacaGATTGTCGTAGTCAGAGTTGTtcatataaagttaaattgttttaacgcAGCAAAGACACTTGACACATGACAGTGTCAGTGTCAGTTCACACACCACTTCAGGTGTTAACTATCGGTTATTCGTAGTTGTTGCTGAGCTTCTTCATCGTTCGTCAAGACAATTATTAGAGATAAGGTGATGAATGACTCTGAGTACCACTAAATCTGTTATTTAATCCCTTATAACATTACTtaaagaaaatgaaataattataatatgcttataattatttggtatttttaaaattttcataaaagcGATAGGCGCTTAAGGATAGGTAGGTACTTGGtacatatatacttaaatatctAAGTGtggaaaattatatattaaaatttgtagcAAAACGGTTGCGGGTTGTAcccataaatttaaaatatcataacatgtatagtttatataagtatttgCAATTGTAGATTTTGTAGTTTCAACAAAATATCGTAAACatttacgaatttattatcatcaaaatcatttatcgTTACAAATGTctccattatattttaagacaaatatacatatataatttagcaGCTTATAAAGCGAATGATATGTAATTtcatcttaatataatttaagcaaAGCGatgttagttttataaaaataggaaTGCTGAGTCTCAACGGGGAATTTCACCAACGTTACCAATGTTTTAgtgtttgttatatttaaaaaaatctaaggaAATCTTCTAGAACATACCAAGTATTAAGGAATATAGAAGTCAGATAAAAATTAGGTCACTCATCTGCAGACACAATTAGAGCAATTATAGCTCGAATCAAATAactttgttgtattttttttgtatacgaCTTAAGAAGCTCTCAGTGGGCTTGAATTTTGCAAACAAGGCCACGTAAGTTTGTAAGCAAACCgcattatagtaaaaaaacttCGTCCGAATAGAATAATAGTAGTAAACTGTACGAATTTACTAATTGAGTCAATATTTtccattcataaaaaaattacgagaGTTATCTTGAAATGATATGGATTATTAAAAACACCTTAAACAGAATCGTATGATGATCACAAGCATAaagaaatactaattttaaaatagaatatgaattaataaaaaaatatgtgttgtGTCTTGGAAAGTTTGATAAGAAACACTTTTTCGCATAACGGCATATAATCGTCTTCTCAAAAAATGGCATTGAAATGTTAGCTAAGGGCTAAATAGCTTTCGAATTGGTTCACGTGACGACAGATTTAACTTTACGCAATCACATTAATTTATacgaattaattatattcaagtTTCGTGATTATTAAAGATCGGTCGGTCTCCACCCGATTATACATCCAAAGTTCGCTCTAATACCATTTAAACTACTACGTTCGCGTACAAGCTTTCGCCAGCAAAACAATTacgtacataaattaattgaaatgttattttatatctttaatatatactatCATAATATTCAAAGCACAGCCAAAACGTGTTCTTATATAGGTACTTTCAATATAACTATTCAAATTACCAATATGCCtacttaattactatttttaatacagttgacACTTTGGTCCGCATAATTTAAGTGATAAGCAGTAGCAGGGTGCTAGCAAAATCTTTAATGACgtgattataaataagtagcaATGTTACTCTTATTAGCAAGATAACTCATTTGAAATATAGAAGTTAAGCATGCCCTTAgtaacatttttcattttggGTATTCATTTGTATTAAGCTAAGTGACAAACAACtcgatttatttacttatacaaATTCTTTTATCAATAGGttacaataacttttataGGTCTGTTTGGGTCAATGTTCTAATTCGATAGCAGCTGCTGGACggattaaaatattgaaaaactttgaaaattaaaagctTATTTTGGAGATTGAGACATGAAATTTTGATTACTGACTGAggaaattttgtaaaacaatgaCAATGTTTATGGATAAGCTCCCACGCTTTGTAACTAAAgcttaacttaaaattatataaaaaacactttaacaaaaaaaaacaatcagagaaaattaatattattcttagtattatagatttataattatgttacaaAAACTTATGAGTAAAACGGTGTCATCGATTTGTAGACGTGCCTCGAACTCCAAATTAATCCAAATCAAAATTGTAACCCTTTACCCAAGAACTACAGATTGTCTAAGCAGCTAACATAAGGtgataaattatcatattacatatttagaattttcttGGACGTTGTGAAATATAAGCTAAGCTAAGGAACAGTGTAGAGAGCGCAAATGTTAGTtagtaataatatcaaattatatgAGAAAATAGCATTGTTAAatcatttatgtttatatttgaattaattttaataattaattacttgcCTATATTGCAGGGCCATAAAGATAAACTAAGCTAGAATTGTACATTGGATTATTTTCTTACTAAGGTTTATCATtgtttcaaaaattaatttggcaaaacaaaatattttctaaaattcttagAAGGCATTTTCAtggcttttaatttacataaagtaCATCTTGATAAATATGGgggacaaaaaataataaatgtgacttacattcttattttacataatgttcAATAACTTTGTACTGTTATTGGTTAAATCAAAGATGAATAAACTATATACAACATAACAATTTGAgctttttaggttttaatgTCTACAACTAATCATATACAATGAAAACCTTAATCTAAGCAattaaacgtttttaatataacgctGTCGTAATAATCGAGCTCCATACGAAATCAGAATATCACATTGTGTAGGAAAGTGACTAGACTAAAATGCATGATACTACTACTATAATAATTGGTAAACagcttaatttattgtttataaaattattttaatctctCATATTATATAGCTAATACTCATTTGGACTGAATTGAGGTTTGAAATAGATTTCTTTACTACAAGGATGATAAAACCATCAAGTTATCAATCAATCTGCgtacatttaacatttatttgttcCCACATTATTCTATCATAAACATTGAAACGATCTTCGTCTTGTATAATTAATGGAACCTATTTCAAAACCTGTAAAAACTCCAATTGCACTAACATTCTATCACAAATATACCTTAACATTAGGTAAGCAGCAACGACTCTATTAATTGTATTCGCCTAGATAAATTTTGTCACAAACAGTTCATAGGTATAATCACAATCACAAATAGCTTGTTTGttcatcaaaaatattttaggattCGTGATTTGCTCAAAGTACAAAACAGCAGTGATAAATGAGaagatttagaaaaatatcgAGGTTCATTTCGGTCAAATGTACCTCGCGGGTATGGATAAGGCAGCATTAAGAGAAGGCTTTGTAGTGGATGAAGAAAAATATGAGAAACACGGCATAGGCCGTCGGGAAAGTGATGCGCGCGATGACGTCAATAGTCTTCGCCACTCTGATTGGATGTGGAGGCTCTTTTTTACGGACCTGGACGAAACATggctgaaaaatattaattagaaaatgaatGATGGCagcaaataaaaactataaaaacaaaaatgtatatactagtaattttcctttaataattataagaataatagtaatattcttaaaaaaaatcaagaatTCAATTGTTCATAAAGTGTAAGaccctaaaaataaatttctaatgaAATCTATCCTCGGGCAATTACATAGTGAGTACCtaatgcattattattattacttatatgcATGTTTTGTGTTGAATGTGTCCTAAAAGCATAAAAAGCTTCGAGGTGACTGTAGAGTGTGAATACCTCTGTAACACCACCGTTGTTTGTCGTATGGGTGCAAGATCCTGGTGCACCCGTACATGCTGTACAGGTCACCAAGTCCGCAGCACCCGTTGATTCACGCTTTTTATCTCCCTAgagaaaataatcaaaatttatgttttattgaagTCTTAAAATTAAGCAAAGTGATAATGCGTCACAACTACAATTGTGCGCTACGCGAGGCTACAGGACGTGAATGACTGGTCGCTAGCTGAATTCATAATGTTTTCTTGCTAATTAAGtataattactaaatacataAGTAAATGATAGGCTACTTACAGGCTGTAGCATTCCGAAGAGgcattaaaacaaaagtatgCGTTAGTTTTTGTGATATCAGGTCTAAGATGGTACAGTGGTTGGCGAATGGATTGATGTTTCAATGACATCACTTACAGCACCGCTCGTTCCCGGTTGGGGAGTTTCATTTCTCCAATGGAGGATGGCCATCGCCTCCTTTAACGATgatattaagatttattatgATAAGCTGGCTTACGATGTGGTTGGCAAAGCTGCGAATGTCGCTTGAACAAGCTTCGGTTGATTGTTATTGTTCATTAGCAATCGTTTACATGTTTTAACCATTTTACACATGCACATCGTGCATTTTGTGGTTAATTACAATATCAACTACATTGTGATTCATTTTATAGCCTATATGAGTTTAAATTAGGGCAGATAAgctattttatgttaattaactTTGTAGGTCCTATAACGAAATAATAACACTACCTTTAGGCTTGGCTAAACTTgctaattaatgtattaattatctaCGTACTAAATTACGATCTAAAAAAACGAAGTTTAAACTACAACAtgcgattttaaaaattgatagtGATTTTTACAGCGtctgttatattttcttattttttcaatatttatgctttatttattcaaatgtcGCATCCTAAATCTAATAACAGTCCTACTTTATTAGTCTCCCAAACAAAACTTACctcttttaaaactattaaacgAGAAACTAAGCATTCCTTTCCATAGCCTTCTCTTTGTAATGGAGCGGTGTAGTCTACTGAGAATTGCTATTTTAaagatgaaatgaaaaaaggacgaatagaaaaatttataattaaaatgatacaGACAACCAAAAAAGTAGGACGtttctttaagaaaaaatataacagaGTGTTGTCTGGACGGTGCCAATGAGAATGGCGATATCTCTTACCAAAGGACTGGCCAGAATAATGCCAATTCTGCTGAGAACTGCTGGTAGACGCTGTGAACACATTATACAGACTGTTTGTTCACTCGTGTCAGATGATCTAACGATGTGCAGAAGTGAAAGACTAGATTGTTGTGGCCAAACAATTTTCACAAGAACACACTGAGtcttattttactttgttttcACATCTATAACATCTTTGCAATGTTTTCTTTTCCGGaatgttattttcaattaagaCATTAACTATGAGTACCCGCGGCCACACAAAATAGTCTTGAAATGATTGTGACAATCTTTATACCAATCACATTCAAAattataggtataattttgaaagcaTGCATTACTGGGTGAAAACATGCGAAATTTaggagaaaataaatttattagttattgttACAGAGCGTGCGATTGTGGATTTTAAAAGGAAACATTGCAAAGATATAGGATATAATGCTTGACACTccgaaaaatataaatcaactgaatgtgttaaaataaaaacaattgaacgtaacacaaaataactattttatctagtttataaaaatcttaatgcCTTAAGACTTCGACATTACTATTCAGTATAAAGTAAGGACTTCTTAAAGTCTACTGTTGAAAAGTCTAACTTATATTGGAAATATATCTAAACACATTGGTctcataaaagtaattttatttggttATATTTGGTTATAatctaaacattaaaaaattaaattaatgtaacacACGATACCGCCGATCATTAGTTACCATTATTAGATTCGCCGACGTTATGTTatcaagtttatattattactgttttagcccataaatattagttatgaAATAATGTTGATCAGAAAATAGAAATTATCAAGAGTTATGTGCTTGCTGCTATAACTACAAAccacataaatgttacaaaaaggcattattaatgaatgaaaaaatattcaccTGCGTAACGGGATTTTCTCCAGGTCTATACACGACGTTATGGAGAGGTCGTTTTCTTCCTACATAGTTGACACAAACGAATTCCAGTAGAGAAGCGTAGatgaaacacatacatacGCCGTCCCATACGTTCATTGCTGTTAGATTTGAGACAACTGGCAATGTTGAACGGAACCCGTTGGAGGTGGTGAAGAAATTCAACATTGTCGTAACACCTATAGATCAATATTACAGATTTACAATCATTCTGGTAtggatttataataaaaatgcgaTTGTGCAGTGAAATTGAAACTACTAGTGTCAAAgcttatataattaagtataatttttcgATATGCACTAAATTATGTGCCGTGcagatgtaaaattaataaaacatactttGTAACGATAGAAATatgaaattgaattataaatagaccagcaaaataaataatgaacaaaCCTATCATAACTCTAGCAGGCACTGCATTCCATTCCAGCCAAAAAGTAATAAACGATGATGTCACCAAAATGATGCCCGGAATAAAAACTGTGGTGAAGTAAAATGATCGATCTCGCGTGAAGATGAGGTCCACCCTTAGGCAGCTGTAATTACCTAAAATACGAAGCAATGgctacaaattatataaaataaacggtGATATCATTCCTTGTCTACACTTGTACATTGCCAACCACATAAAGCGCCTGTAAAGGAAGAGCGTGCTATCACATCTACGTACAGAAGGAGTAAAGACAGTTGCAAGACCGAGAACATTCCAATTGCCAGCCATTTTTACCTATCATGGAACGGGCTGGCACTGCGTTCCACTCCAGCCAAAAGGTGATGAAGGAAGAGGTCACCAGGATAATGCCAGGGATAAAAACTGTAGTAAAGTAGAATGCTCGGTCTCTCGTAAATATGAGATCCACCTTTAAACAGCTGTAGTTACCTGTGAATTGAATTTCTTTCGTAACTTCTGTGCTATATTTCccaattgtattaaaatactggattttttattaaccaaTTCTAAATAACTCCATTCAGTGGCCTTGTATTAATTTCTACAAACAAAAGTAATTGAAAACTACAACCCTGCTTGTAAGAGTAACGCGTGTTGTGTTTCCGCTTTGTGTTTCAGCATTGTGATGACTTTTTCAAAGTTAACAATCAACTAACACGTGCATTCACATACGTGCAGACAATAATGATAAAGtcagatgttaagtgaaaaTGGGTATGAATTTGATTACGCTGTTTGGTATTTCCATCGCTCCTCGCTTACACAACACCGCATTTACTCATACATAAGCGGGAACATTACAATATAGCACCGGACTGTTGTAATCTATCCGGTGCACCTGAGTACCTTGCTCCTCAAAGCGTCTCTGGCAAAGATTACATGTCAGCTCTTCGTCATCCTCGTAAAGTGAAATACCATCAGCTGCTTGCAAAAACGTtaacgtatattttatttcttgaattttataatcatttaaaagttttagtttaacTTGTCTTTAAAAACAGTTACGATATgtgaaaatttaatgtaatgaaaACATAAACATGCAATCTACTGtttcattaaataacattGATTCTAACTACTATATCGTACTCTGGTAAGCCGCtacaattttgaaaatactAAACTCTAATCAAATCTACCTAAGTTGCACTCAAAACtttcacaaaaacaagacCAAGCTGAAAAGAGTTAATCAGAATATTTTATCGATTGAGTATTCTCCCCTGTGCAAAGAATAAGGTTGTGCTTGTAACAAAGAAATGGATGTTGGGACTATGCTACATAATCGAGGTCCAAGTAGGCACAATTAtgcataaaatacatattgttaatgtaaataatttcgtTGGAAGCAATGTTGGCATGTTCtgtgacaaaaaaataacgttaCCTCTCCAACTAGCTTTTATAGGGCATGGTATCGTTTGGTTCTGAATGAGATAGGCATTAAGGGTTGTCAGTGATGGAGACTTCCGGAGTGTATCCTCGTCATTCTTCCACACATACGTTATTGCTGATTGCTCATATGAAACTGAAAAAACATTTGGATGGATCAATTTGTGCATGTTCGAGAGAAATTCTTAATTGAGTAAGTATCGAGAGCCTTCATTCCTGAGTatatgatacaattttaatttcttacgTATAATGTACTCACTACTTTCTAAGGCGAATGAACACAATGGGTCATCAAATGGAAAAATGTTGAGCCTTCCTTGACACGACAAAATGAGATGCCGTCGCATTAAATAGTTGATTGTGCCGTTGCGATAGATACGCAACGCAAAATGCATTGGAATTATTGGATCCTGCAAGACACCGATTAATACAATAACgaatataatcaaataacttctaaacacaaatatattattaacaaaattacacATACGatgcttatttttattttttatatggcGACATCGGAATGTCGCATTATTACGAATACCTGATTGATTTTTGTTCAAATGTCTTTTTGATGTATGACTATTTGCTGACAAAGTGCGCGAAATCAAAAATCATATAGTGAGAACTTGCATacgctttttaattaattaatcaaaacagTACTGCAGTTCAATCTATGTTGTCTACAACGACTTGTATGCACAGATAAAGTAAACGTACTTTAAAGTCTCCATGCATAATGAAATATGTATCTGGTAACCAAATGTCTTCGTGATGATGTATGGCGTTCAGGAAGTCGTAATGAGACTGGTTTGAATAACGTAGTCGAGGATCGTACCACTGCTGCTGTAGTAGAAATTCGACTTCGTATTTCTGAAAGGAGATTAATAAATCACAAATCTAAATAGGTCAAGTGAATCAGAAAAGGTAAGAAGAAAAACTTACGAGACTAGATTCATCTGGTGATGCTAAACTAAGAAGTAGCACGCTAACATTTACGGTGAGGACACCTGAAAACCAGGAAATATGATTACATTTCATGTGCCCTTTGAAACTACGGCGCAGCACTGAAGAATTCCCTTTAGCTTTGAAGAAGTTAAAAGCTTTTCAATACGCTGGGATTTCCTTCGTAAAACGCTCTACACAAACAAGTCTAACATCTTTGAAAGTTATATTCACACTTAATACCGttcaaaatcttttaaaactgtaCACACAACACAAAATTACATCTATGATGTACATGCTGAATTTCACAACATTGAACAAAGttcatagtaaataatatacccGCAAGCATAGTAATACAGAGAAAAaccaagaaaatataattaattttattaaatgtttcatCTACTAAATTAAGAAAGCTTTTTCAATATTTGCATAGTCATTAACCTCGTAATCGAGAACCATTGCAGATCcgatgtttaaataaaaaatgccaATAAACTCTGCAAATTATCATGTTTGTGAAAAGagaaaatcttaatttttatttatcttactgtaaaaataaattaattgcatgcttatcttatttaaaatcgtAACGTAAGATTGAAAGGGGTGGTGCAGTAAAGGAAAGTGTCTTATACTAAAGCGTTTGCTATCTAAATTGCGTGGAGATAAACATTTACGTGCATGTATATGTGTGAACAGTCAAACGCTCTAACATTTCTCTtttcataaacataaaaacgcACCACGATTGTGCGACTGAGGCCGAAGGGAAGAGAGGCCGACTCTATTCTGAGCTAAAGTGTCGTTTGGTGTTGTAAGACCACAACAGAACACTGGATctgcaataattataattcacgTAAGCGTAGCTTAAATTAATTGCTTTTAAATGGTGTTGAaagtctttttataaattctacaGCTTAACATTTTGGTTATACTAATGTTATGaatcatttcatttttatcaattatacaAATAGCCACGCCTACATAAATATAGGTTAATGCCAAAAATGCAGAAATGtggtatataaatgttaatatttaccgTCTACTGGCGGTAGCAGTCTTTTGTCGTAGCGAGAATTCTTCAACAGATTGTCCAGTATCTCTTTGTCCGATTTCCCCGCAGCAAAACTGAAACCGTGTCTAATTAGTATGCCTTAGTAACAAccgtattaaattaaaatacctgAATGACCtcttaaatagatttaaaaatttactaaaaaacaaaaatagaataattatttagagtagttatttacttacaattttaatagataACTATTCGATTCCAAAtcaattgattattgattaaaGTGATACTAAAATTAGTAATGCAAGGTCATGCGAAGGTAAATTATCATACGAATCATACAAATGTGTTATATATTTGTGAAGTTAGTTAAAAACTTAttgcaattatataaattaagactTTTCAGTTTCAATACAGCATAAGAATGTTCACATCACACATTTTGCAATATGCAGCCCGTATTTTGGCCACGTAAAGAAATATTgcctatatatatacgtataccaTAGAAATTaagtgtaataattatttgatttcacCATTCGATAGCTTTCTTAATTTACTACTAGATGGCACGGTCAactttgttttgaaaaaatactGACTCTGATCCTTCTTTGCCTGTACCCGTCAAATATTACATatgaattgtataatttattattagtgaTGAACAAATATAAGAAAAGTAATTTTCATATCTTGTAAgcatattactattactattatatactTCTGTCAAATTTTTCACGCTTTATTTACTGTATtatcaaagtaaataaatgatatatagAAATTGTCATCGATGTTTAACTTGTCCGTAGCGAGCTATAAATGTGAAAACATCACGGTTGAACTGAAACGAGGGAGTGTACGCTTGGCCGCCCTTCGCTTGTCGTTATTCCTGCTCATTTGTGCCATTCATATAACGGCCTACTCAACTTGTGATATTTCTGAATTCAATGTTGATGGGGTGATTTTTATGACatttaatttgtcatttttcgcatagaagtttcatttcagttgtttaagctatcgcggaatatgcaagaataatatataaaagaagtaATAAGAATCTATAGCACTAAATCCCCTGCATCATGAGAACTTTACGTACATACTCTCACTTTTACACCATTACATAATACAGCCGAATTAGATataacttagttaaatgtatttaataattttgattgctcttctttcgtaaatgtttgaacctttttgtatatatgatGTGTTcaatctttggctatatctttagtataactgttttttttatatatatatattagttatgtCAGCTGTAGGATTACGAAATCAATAAGGACCGCCCGACAAGTcgatcttaaaataatacataataaatttaattaattaaaagtaaaacatttcagcctataattttgattttcataataattgattggatttgtgtttaattgtttcagagcaaaaaaaatttttgaTAACCAAAACAAGCTAACTTTTAAAAAGGACTATAGAgcatatttatattctttagaATTAAGTTACTGGTTGTTTGTTTGACAAATTAAAGTATGGAAAAGTTAAAATCGGTAAGGTCATTTATaactatac
This is a stretch of genomic DNA from Pieris brassicae chromosome 1, ilPieBrab1.1, whole genome shotgun sequence. It encodes these proteins:
- the LOC123707166 gene encoding glutamate-gated chloride channel isoform X5; its protein translation is MGWSCVVARAGAFLLMLTRVSALTSDIFAAGKSDKEILDNLLKNSRYDKRLLPPVDDPVFCCGLTTPNDTLAQNRVGLSSLRPQSHNRGVLTVNVSVLLLSLASPDESSLKYEVEFLLQQQWYDPRLRYSNQSHYDFLNAIHHHEDIWLPDTYFIMHGDFKDPIIPMHFALRIYRNGTINYLMRRHLILSCQGRLNIFPFDDPLCSFALESISYEQSAITYVWKNDEDTLRKSPSLTTLNAYLIQNQTIPCPIKASWRGNYSCLKVDLIFTRDRAFYFTTVFIPGIILVTSSFITFWLEWNAVPARSMIGNYSCLRVDLIFTRDRSFYFTTVFIPGIILVTSSFITFWLEWNAVPARVMIGVTTMLNFFTTSNGFRSTLPVVSNLTAMNVWDGVCMCFIYASLLEFVCVNYVGRKRPLHNVVYRPGENPVTQPGDKKRESTGAADLVTCTACTGAPGSCTHTTNNGGVTEPCFVQVRKKEPPHPIRVAKTIDVIARITFPTAYAVFLIFFFIHYKAFS
- the LOC123707166 gene encoding glutamate-gated chloride channel subunit beta isoform X14, whose amino-acid sequence is MGWSCVVARAGAFLLMLTRVSALTSDIFAAGKSDKEILDNLLKNSRYDKRLLPPVDDPVFCCGLTTPNDTLAQNRVGLSSLRPQSHNRGVLTVNVSVLLLSLASPDESSLKYEVEFLLQQQWYDPRLRYSNQSHYDFLNAIHHHEDIWLPDTYFIMHGDFKDPIIPMHFALRIYRNGTINYLMRRHLILSCQGRLNIFPFDDPLCSFALESISYEQSAITYVWKNDEDTLRKSPSLTTLNAYLIQNQTIPCPIKASWRGNYSCLRVDLIFTRDRSFYFTTVFIPGIILVTSSFITFWLEWNAVPARVMIGVTTMLNFFTTSNGFRSTLPVVSNLTAMNVWDGVCMCFIYASLLEFVCVNYVGRKRPLHNVVYRPGENPVTQGDKKRESTGAADLVTCTACTGAPGSCTHTTNNGGVTEPCFVQVRKKEPPHPIRVAKTIDVIARITFPTAYAVFLIFFFIHYKAFS
- the LOC123707166 gene encoding glutamate-gated chloride channel isoform X9 → MGWSCVVARAGAFLLMLTRVSALTSDIFAAGKSDKEILDNLLKNSRYDKRLLPPVDDPVFCCGLTTPNDTLAQNRVGLSSLRPQSHNRGVLTVNVSVLLLSLASPDESSLKYEVEFLLQQQWYDPRLRYSNQSHYDFLNAIHHHEDIWLPDTYFIMHGDFKDPIIPMHFALRIYRNGTINYLMRRHLILSCQGRLNIFPFDDPLCSFALESISYEQSAITYVWKNDEDTLRKSPSLTTLNAYLIQNQTIPCPIKASWRGNYSCLRVDLIFTRDRSFYFTTVFIPGIILVTSSFITFWLEWNAVPARVMIGVTTMLNFFTTSNGFRSTLPVVSNLTAMNVWDGVCMCFIYASLLEFVCVNYVGRKRPLHNVVYRPGENPVTQRLPAVLSRIGIILASPLGDKKRESTGAADLVTCTACTGAPGSCTHTTNNGGVTEPCFVQVRKKEPPHPIRVAKTIDVIARITFPTAYAVFLIFFFIHYKAFS
- the LOC123707166 gene encoding glutamate-gated chloride channel isoform X1, coding for MGWSCVVARAGAFLLMLTRVSALTSDIFAAGKSDKEILDNLLKNSRYDKRLLPPVDDPVFCCGLTTPNDTLAQNRVGLSSLRPQSHNRGVLTVNVSVLLLSLASPDESSLKYEVEFLLQQQWYDPRLRYSNQSHYDFLNAIHHHEDIWLPDTYFIMHGDFKDPIIPMHFALRIYRNGTINYLMRRHLILSCQGRLNIFPFDDPLCSFALESISYEQSAITYVWKNDEDTLRKSPSLTTLNAYLIQNQTIPCPIKASWRGNYSCLKVDLIFTRDRAFYFTTVFIPGIILVTSSFITFWLEWNAVPARSMIGNYSCLRVDLIFTRDRSFYFTTVFIPGIILVTSSFITFWLEWNAVPARVMIGVTTMLNFFTTSNGFRSTLPVVSNLTAMNVWDGVCMCFIYASLLEFVCVNYVGRKRPLHNVVYRPGENPVTQRLPAVLSRIGIILASPLEAMAILHWRNETPQPGTSGAGDKKRESTGAADLVTCTACTGAPGSCTHTTNNGGVTEPCFVQVRKKEPPHPIRVAKTIDVIARITFPTAYAVFLIFFFIHYKAFS